The Cellulosimicrobium cellulans genome contains the following window.
GCCGCCACCGAGAGTTGGTGTGGGAGATGCGCGTCCATGCACGGCGCGAACGATCGTACGTAGAAGCACAAGGGTGTAAGGAGAACGCATGAGCACGCAGGGGTATCGATGGAACTCACCACCGAGCTGGCCCGCGCCGCCGGAGGGGTGGGTGCCGCCCGACGGATGGACACCGCCGGGGGACTGGCCGCAGCCCCCGCCCGGCTGGCAGTTCTGGGTGCCGATCGCACCGGAGCCTGCACCGACCACTGCGCCCGCTCCGCCCAGCCCCGTTGCCGTGCCGCTCACCGCGCCGCCCGCCGTGCCGTCGAGCACCGCGACCGGGCAGCCCACGGGGGACCCGGGGATACCGCTGTTCGGCGCGAGGCGACGGGCGCGGGAGCTCGCGGCGTCGGCCGACGGGCTGCGTGCGGAGAACGAGCGCTTGCTCGCGGAACTGCACCGGGTCGGTGCCCTGGATGCGGTGACGATCGAGCGCGAGCGGGCGGACGCACGGCGCCGGTTCCAGGATGAGACGGCTGCGCTCGACGCCGAGCGCCAGGCGTCGCGCGAGCGGTTCGCAGCAGAGATCGCCGGCCTCACCTCGCGGCGGGAGGCGCTCGACTCGCGTGTCCGCGAGCTCGAGGCGACGGTCGTCCACCTCGAGGAGACGGAGATCCTCCAGGAGGTGGGGGTCTACGAGTATCAGCACCCTCTGGAGAACGTCGAGGCGTACAAGGAGCGCCTCGCCGCGCTGCGCGGTCACATCAAGGACATGGCGAAGGTGGATGGCGGAGCCATCGAGTCCGCCGCGGGATGGACGGTGAACGGATCCGAGGCGCAGGGGCGCAAGATGGTGTCGCAGATCTCCAAGCTCATGCTGCGTGCCTACAACGGAGAGGCGGACGCTCTCGTCCGTGGCCTCAAGCCGCACCGCCTGGCAGCCAGCGTCGACAAGCTCGAGAAGACGAAGGCGACTATCGCTCGGCTCGGCAGCATGATGTCGATCCACGTCTCGGATCGATACCACGACGCGCGAGTCTTCGAGCTCGGCCTCACCGCCGACTATCTCGCGAAGGTCGAGGAGGAAAAGGAAGCGAACCGCGCCGCACGCGAGGCCCTGCGCGAGCAGCGCAAGGTCGAGCAGGAGATCGCGCGAGCGCGCGAGAAGCTCGAGAAGGAGAAGAGCCACCTGGCGAACGTCCTCGAGACGCTCAAGGCGAAGGGCGATCTGGAGGCCGTCGCCCGGTACGAGGCCCAGCTGGCCGACGTCGATCGTGCGATCGAGGATGTCGACTACCGGGCAGCGAACCAGCGCGCGGGCTACGTGTACGTGATCTCGAACCTCGGGGCCTTCGGCGAGGGGATGATCAAGATCGGCATGACGCGTCGGCTCGAACCGATGGACCGGGTCCGAGAGCTCGGTGACGCGTCGGTGCCGTTCGGGTTCGACGTCCACGCGCTCTTCTTCTCCGACGACGCGGTCGGTATCGAGGCCGAGATGCATCGTCGTCTGGCGGAGAAGCGGGTCAATCGGGTGAACCTGCGGCGCGAGTTCTTCTACGCGACTCCCCACGACGCGCTCGTCCAGCTCCGGGACCTCGCGGGCGACGTGCTGCAGTTCACCGAGCTGCCCGAAGCGCTGGAGTACCGGCAGAGCCAGAATCTCCGGACGACTGGCTGAGAACGTCCCGGCGCCGTCAGGATGCGGCGCGTGCGGCAGTCGCTAATCGGGCGACCGCGGTCGCTCTCTCGGCCACGCGTTCCGGAACCTGAGCGTGTGGGACATCGGCCGGGACTGCATCGAGCCGTGCAGAACGGCGTCCGCCACCGAGGCGATGGTCTCCACCGCCGTCGCGCGACCCATTCCCCAGGACACCGCCTCCTCGACCAGGAGTGCACCCGTGACGAGGTCGAGCCGGTTCCGGCCCGCGACGGTGAGCCCGGAATGCCGGTACGCGGAGGAGACGAGGTAGGCCGGGGCGGCGTCGTACAGGGGTGCGACGCTGTACGACGCCTCGGCGTCGACGAGCAGCGAGTAGTTCTTCGCGTGCGCGTCGCCGTTGCCGACGATCGCGTTGAAGGTGACGAGCCGGAGCAGGTCGCGGCGGAGGGCCGCGGGGTCGATCGCCTCGGCCGAGGCTGTGCGTGCGACGCTGGCGAGTCGTCCCGGCGACCGTGCGGACGGCTCGTACTTGTCCTGCGCGGCAAGACCGAGCGCCTGGGCGAGGTCCTCCTGGTGCGACCGTCGCCCGCCGGTGCGGTCGTACCGCTCGACGACGATCACGTCCCGCCCGTCGACCGCGATCAGCTCGCTGCGGGCGGCCGGGACACCGCTTGCCTGGGCGAGCAGCAGCGTCCAGTGCTCGAGCCGTACCAGGCTCTCGATCCCCGTCCCGCCGAGTGGTTCAGGCTTGACGATGTGCGTGGAGAGCGCGCCGTTCGCGGGCCAGGCCCAGCCCGTCTCGGTGCGGTGCAGCAGCACCTTCGCCTGCACACCACCGAGCGACGCGGTCACGGTGAGGTCGTCCGGCGGATCGAGCGTCGGCAGCTCGGACACGAGCCGCGCGAACTCGGCGTCGTCCAGGGGTCGGAGGTACCCGTCGTCGAACGTGGCTCCCTCCGGTGTGAGCTGCACGGCTCCGGCGCACTCGGCCCCGACCCGGGCGAGGAGGCCGAACGTGTCCGAGGGGCCGACGTTGTGCTCCCGCTCGAGCGCAGCCCGCAGCCCGCAGCCCGCAGCTCGTCGCGATCAGCTCGGGTCGAGCGTCAGAGCATCCGCGAGCTCATCCTCGGTGACCTTCTCCGGGACGACGATCGCCTCGCGCAGGATCGTCTTCTGCTGCAGGAGTCGGTCGAGGTTGAGGTCGAACGATGTCATGTCCGGGTGCAGCGCCGCGGGCAGGTACACCGAGACCGGTCTCGTCTGGCCGATGCGATAGATCCGGTCGGTCGCCTGCGCCTCCTTCGCCGGGTTCCAGTGCCGCTCGAGATGGATCGCGTGGTTCGCGCCGACGACGGTCAGCCCGACCCCCACGGCCAGGGGCGACATGATGATGACGTTGAACCCCGGGCGCTGCTCGAACCTCTCGATGATGCGCTTGCGCGTCGGTGACGAGCCGGTGGACACCGCTGCCGTGTCGCCGTTCACGACCGACACCGGGAGGTCGTACCGGTCCTGGAGCCAGAGGGCGAGGCTGCGCTGGACCTTCTTGTTGATGACGAAGACGATCGCTTTCTCACCCTTGTCGCGGACCGCGTCGAGGACCCCGAGAGCCGCCGTCATCCGAGCTGAGAGCGCGAGCGAACCGGGATCGGTCCCGAGCTCACCGTCGCCGCGCGCCGCGGGGTGCAGGCTCACAGCACGCAGACCCTGGACCGCCTTCAGCGCAGCCCCTTGGGCGCCCGTGCTGCGCTGGTAGTCGCGCAGGACGTCGTCGTACACCTCGCGCTGTCCCGCCGGCATCGGGACGCCGAGCTCCGGCCGGGCGACGCGCGACGGGCCCTCCTCGGGGCCGTAGACGGTCTTCGGCGGGAGATCGGCGAGGTGGTCCTCCTTCACACGTCGCAGCATGAACGGCCCGACGAGCGCGCGGAGCTCCTCGCCGATACGCATCTTCTCCTGCGGGTCGGCGTCCTTCATCGGAGCGACCCACCGCGACCGGAAGTCGGACCACGAGCCGAGCAGCCCGGGCTGGGCCGTGTCCATGAGGCACCAGAAGTCCAGCATGGAGTTCTCGACGGGGGTCCCGGTCGCGAGCAGCTTGAACCGGGCCTTGAGCGCCTTCGCCGCTCGGGTCGCGAGCGTGTCAGGGTTCTTCACCGTCTGCGCCTCGTCGAAGACGACGGTGCCCCAGTCAACCTGTGCCAGGGAGAGCTGGTACGAGCGAAGGGTGTCGTACGTGGTGAGCACAAGGCGCCCCGGCATATCGAGCCGACGGTCCCCGTGGTCGGGGCCGACGCGCAGCGAGAAGCGGATGGCGTCGTCCCGCATCATCCCGCGCTCGTCCAGCGACGTGACGGTCGCCGTCGTCTCCCGGCCCGCACCCGCGAGCCGGAACCGCGGCAGGTCGCGACCGCCCTGGAGCACGACGACGTCGCCGAACGGCGACTCCGGAAAGGTCGCCGCGAGCTCCGCCTCCCAGTTCTCGATGAGCGCGACGGGCAGGACGGCGAGGGTCGGGTGTGGATCCTCGCCCAGCGCACGCTCCGCAGCCATGAGCTCGCGCAGCGCGACCAGCGTCATGTAGGTCTTGCCGAGACCCATGTCGTCCGCGAGGACCGCTCCCTGGACGCGGGTGGCCGAGGACTCGGGGGCGCGCGTCGAGGCGGCCATGAGCGCTGCCATCCACTCGACGCCGTCGCGCTGGTGCGGATAGGGCGACCGTGCCAGCGAGTCGTAGTCGACCGGCCGGATCGGCCGCGCTGCGACGGCTGTTCCGCGCAGGGCGTCGGCGACGTCCTGCGCGTCGGCGACGTGCACGCCCACCTGCACACGTCGGGCAGGTTCTTCGGGAGCAGGGGCGTCGGCGTCCGCGGAGGACGAGGCGTCCGACGATGCACGCGCCTCCTCCTCGAGGCGGTCCCGCGCCTCGTGCAGGGCGGCGGCGGTGGCCCGCTCGTCGCCGATGTCGACGACCTGGTCCCCGACCGCGACCGCAGAGCGCCCCGCCTCGCGGGCCGCCTCCACGTCGCGCTCGACCTGCTCGAGCCTCGGGAGGGAGTCGATGAGCCCGGCGAGCACGTCCGCGGGCCGCAGGGTCGGGTCGCCGCCGAACCACGAGATTCCGGACTCGCTCGCGTCCGTGAACGTCTGCGGGACGATGACCCCGATTCCGGCGACCCGCACGCCGAAGTGCAGGTCGACGTCCACCCGCGTGGGATCGTAGAAGTCCCCCGGGGCACGGTAGAAGTCCTGCTTCTCCTCGGCGGGGATGTGCGGGCGGCGCAGCACCTCGCGGACGCCCTCCGCCTGGTCCTCCTCGAGCATCACGAGCTGGTTGCCCACCCGGAGCACGCTCGGTCCCTCGTCCTCGACATGATGGCGTCGTGACGAGACCGCGCTCGGGTCGACCTCGGCACCCAGGTCGGGGCTGATCGCGAGGGACCCGTCGGGTTGCTCCTCGACGAGCAGGCTCACGGACGCGGGCGACACGGTGCTGAACTCGTCGAGGTGCCCGAGCGAGAAGGTGACGCCGTCGAGCTGCGCCGCATCTCGCTGAGCCGCCTGGATCTCTGCGACCAGTCGCACGTTGTCCGCCTCCGACCGACGGCCGGCTTCGAGGATCGCGTGCCGCTCGACGGCGAGCACCACCCGGAGCGCGCGCGGAGACAGTCTGTACCGGGTCTCGGACCCGATGGTGACGACCGGGCCCGTCCGCCGACAGGGCTCGTCGCCGTCCTCGAGCACGACACGCAGCGACACGTCGAAGTGCCGCGACGTCGTGTTGTGCCGGATCTTCGGCTCGAGCCTGCCCGGGAGCAGCGGGGGAAGCCCGAGGATCGCAGCCTCCTCCGGACCCATCGCCGCGATGTCCCGGGACCGGACCGCGTACCCGTTCGGCAGAGGCAGTGCGGCACCGGCCTCCTCCATCATCTCCAGGACCAGGAACTGCTCCTGCGTCGACCGCTGCCCCTCACCCTGCCGCAGCAGGTCCAGGTCCTCCGCCGTCGTGACGAAGTTGGCACCGTCGTCGTCGTACGAGACCTGGAACCGACGCATCGGCGCCGCCTCGTCGTCGGGCCGCATGCGCAGCCGGGAGAGCATGTCCTTCAAGCCCATGGGTTCACCTCATCACGGAACGGGCGCCGAGTACCGGTAGGCCGAACCGA
Protein-coding sequences here:
- a CDS encoding type II toxin-antitoxin system HipA family toxin, which codes for MQLTPEGATFDDGYLRPLDDAEFARLVSELPTLDPPDDLTVTASLGGVQAKVLLHRTETGWAWPANGALSTHIVKPEPLGGTGIESLVRLEHWTLLLAQASGVPAARSELIAVDGRDVIVVERYDRTGGRRSHQEDLAQALGLAAQDKYEPSARSPGRLASVARTASAEAIDPAALRRDLLRLVTFNAIVGNGDAHAKNYSLLVDAEASYSVAPLYDAAPAYLVSSAYRHSGLTVAGRNRLDLVTGALLVEEAVSWGMGRATAVETIASVADAVLHGSMQSRPMSHTLRFRNAWPRERPRSPD
- a CDS encoding DUF4041 domain-containing protein yields the protein MSTQGYRWNSPPSWPAPPEGWVPPDGWTPPGDWPQPPPGWQFWVPIAPEPAPTTAPAPPSPVAVPLTAPPAVPSSTATGQPTGDPGIPLFGARRRARELAASADGLRAENERLLAELHRVGALDAVTIERERADARRRFQDETAALDAERQASRERFAAEIAGLTSRREALDSRVRELEATVVHLEETEILQEVGVYEYQHPLENVEAYKERLAALRGHIKDMAKVDGGAIESAAGWTVNGSEAQGRKMVSQISKLMLRAYNGEADALVRGLKPHRLAASVDKLEKTKATIARLGSMMSIHVSDRYHDARVFELGLTADYLAKVEEEKEANRAAREALREQRKVEQEIARAREKLEKEKSHLANVLETLKAKGDLEAVARYEAQLADVDRAIEDVDYRAANQRAGYVYVISNLGAFGEGMIKIGMTRRLEPMDRVRELGDASVPFGFDVHALFFSDDAVGIEAEMHRRLAEKRVNRVNLRREFFYATPHDALVQLRDLAGDVLQFTELPEALEYRQSQNLRTTG
- a CDS encoding DEAD/DEAH box helicase, translated to MGLKDMLSRLRMRPDDEAAPMRRFQVSYDDDGANFVTTAEDLDLLRQGEGQRSTQEQFLVLEMMEEAGAALPLPNGYAVRSRDIAAMGPEEAAILGLPPLLPGRLEPKIRHNTTSRHFDVSLRVVLEDGDEPCRRTGPVVTIGSETRYRLSPRALRVVLAVERHAILEAGRRSEADNVRLVAEIQAAQRDAAQLDGVTFSLGHLDEFSTVSPASVSLLVEEQPDGSLAISPDLGAEVDPSAVSSRRHHVEDEGPSVLRVGNQLVMLEEDQAEGVREVLRRPHIPAEEKQDFYRAPGDFYDPTRVDVDLHFGVRVAGIGVIVPQTFTDASESGISWFGGDPTLRPADVLAGLIDSLPRLEQVERDVEAAREAGRSAVAVGDQVVDIGDERATAAALHEARDRLEEEARASSDASSSADADAPAPEEPARRVQVGVHVADAQDVADALRGTAVAARPIRPVDYDSLARSPYPHQRDGVEWMAALMAASTRAPESSATRVQGAVLADDMGLGKTYMTLVALRELMAAERALGEDPHPTLAVLPVALIENWEAELAATFPESPFGDVVVLQGGRDLPRFRLAGAGRETTATVTSLDERGMMRDDAIRFSLRVGPDHGDRRLDMPGRLVLTTYDTLRSYQLSLAQVDWGTVVFDEAQTVKNPDTLATRAAKALKARFKLLATGTPVENSMLDFWCLMDTAQPGLLGSWSDFRSRWVAPMKDADPQEKMRIGEELRALVGPFMLRRVKEDHLADLPPKTVYGPEEGPSRVARPELGVPMPAGQREVYDDVLRDYQRSTGAQGAALKAVQGLRAVSLHPAARGDGELGTDPGSLALSARMTAALGVLDAVRDKGEKAIVFVINKKVQRSLALWLQDRYDLPVSVVNGDTAAVSTGSSPTRKRIIERFEQRPGFNVIIMSPLAVGVGLTVVGANHAIHLERHWNPAKEAQATDRIYRIGQTRPVSVYLPAALHPDMTSFDLNLDRLLQQKTILREAIVVPEKVTEDELADALTLDPS